ATCCAAATTTATAATAGTATTGAGTTGATAGGTAGTCATGATAGACAACCTAAGTGAAAGTTGCTTACTTTAGTACATAATTTGCCTCTTCGTGGCACGGAAGTTGCTCGAGAACAAAGAAAGCTCATCAAAAGCAACTTAATATGTGATGATAGGCAATTTTATGGTCATGATATCCAACTTTTATAAGAGTATTGAGTTGACATGTAGTCATGATAGGTAACTGGCAACTAGGTGCTTCATGTAGCACCAAAGTTGATAGGTGTCCTGGTAGGAAACTTATAGGTAATTTTAGGCAATTTGTTAGTTATTATAGCCAACTCAAAAGAACATTTGGGATGATGAGTGATCAAGATGAATAGCCTAACTATAAGTTGATTACTATAGCACAAAAGTTGCCTCTATGTGGACCAAAGTTGCCTGAAAAAAGTTCGTCGAAACATACTCATATGCACCTGCATCACATGCTAGGTAACTTCATGTACCGCCAACTTGATATGTGACCATGATACACAACCTAACTGAAAGTTGCCTTccgtagtataaaaagttgcctcTTCGTGGCACCAAAGTTGCCAaagaaaaaagtttgtcaaaagcAACTTCATAGGTGACGCTAGGCAACTTGACGGGCATGATAGCCAACTTTATAACACCATTGAGTTGATAGGTAGCATGATCGACAACTTAACAACAAGGTTTTTCATGTAGTATCAAAGTTGATAGGTAGTCATGGTAGGAACCTTACATGTGATGCTAGGCAACTTGGTAATCATCGTAACCAACTGAAAAGACCATCGGGATGATAGTGACCATGATACACAAGCCTAGCCGGAAGTTGCCTACTGTAGTACAAAAAGTCGCCTCTCCGTGACACCAAAGTTGCCTAAGAAAAAAAAGTTCACTGAAAGTAACTTCGTAGGTGACGCTAGGCAACTTGACGGACATAGTAGCTAACTTTATAACATCTTTCAGATTCATATGTAGTCCTGATAGACAACCTGACAACACAGTTTTTTCATCTAACATCAAAGTTGATAGGTATTCATGGTATGCAAGTTTGCAGCTTACATGTGATGCTAGGCAACTTGGTAGTTGTCGTAGCCAACTCGAAAGAACATCAGGATAATACATGACCATGATATGCAGCCTAACCGAAAGTTGCCTActatagtataaaaagttgcctcTCCGTGGCACCAAAGTTGCTTAAGAAAAAAAGTTCGTTGAAACATTCTTATATGGAATCTAGTTTCGAAGAGCTCGGCGTTGGAGACCTAAaggtgaaaacggatcttaatttCGATGCTTGATTCAAAAGTTATGACTTTTTGAAATTTTTAAACACACAAAATAATTGCACATGGGACAATATCTTTTCTTTCTTTAAATTGATTTTGCACCATATCATTTAGACAAAAGCTTACCTTTTTTGGTTGTGTGCTCAGGAACGCTAGGGAGCACACGTGTGCTCCCTAGATGTGTCCTTATTTTTTTATTCATATTGGCGATTGGGCCTGGAGGCCTAAAAAAGGGCATGTACACCAAAACTTTTCCTGTGAGTGTTTTATGTAGAGAACCAAACCAATTTGCTTGCTCCACCACCCTATATATTATTGAGTATTAAattaaagaaaacagaaaaataaaaatccTTAAATTTTGGGATATCAAACCTGGGTGCCTAATCTACTTCGgtgaaatttcatgatttttttacgAGGAAACGTATTTTTTTACGGGTGAATATTTTCCTTATATATAGAGAAAACTATTTGGATGGATTTTAGGCGTGACTGTATTTTCTTCTCATGTATACATTTTCTGATATTTTTTCATGAAACTTCGCACGGGGTAGATTGGGCACCTAGGTTTGTCATCCCTAAAttccagttttttttaaaaaaattcctgaTATTTCTTGAAAATATTCTTATAGGGGGGTTGAGCACCCAGGAGTCCCATCGATCGTATCGTTCGCGTTGTTCCTTCCTGTGTGAGGAGAAACGTGAGCCAGATAAGGAAAAACTTCAGCCAGATTGTAGCGAATTTAAACCAAAATCGTCCCCAAATTCAAGCAAAACACGAGGGAATTCATTTCAAACTCCGCGATCTTGGAATCAAAACCGTTCTCTGGTAGTACCACTTTTGGATCCCTCTCGCGCTTCTGCGCAAGACTCCAATTCTTCACCACGCTCTCGCCTGTCTCCTCCGCTCCGAATTCGACACACAGCGCTGTGATCTTCGGGTAGATCTAGTGGGGCCCCGGAGCTGCCCCCGCGGCTCTAGAAgcatagcggcggcggcggcggcgggagaggtAGCTGCGACAGTGGGGTTGGTGTGTTGCTGGGGGGCGCGCGATGGCGTACCGGCCGTACCCGCCGCCTCAGGGGGCCTTCCCGCCGCAGGCCCGGCCTGTCAACCCGTAcgggcagccgccgccgccgcaggcagGGTACGGCCAGATGCCACCGCCACCGTttcacgcgccgccgccgcccccgcccggaCCGCCCCCGCCACACCAGCCTCAGTACAACTTCGGCCACGTGCCcccgcagcagcagcaacagccgccgccgccgccgccccagatGTATTACCAGCCCCCACCGCCGCCGTATGGCGGGAACAACAATCAAGCGCCCCCTCCACCACCACCAATGTCTCCTCCCCCTTCGgcaccgccaccacctcctgcCCAGCCACCCCCACGGGTGGCTCCGCCGCCACCAAAGGAGCAGCAGGCCAAGGCGGCACTGCCAAGAGTGGAGATGGAGGAGCAGCGGCGAGCAAGGAAGAAGCGCGAGTATGAGAAGCAGAAGGTGGAAGACCGGAAGCAGCAGCAGATGATGCGCCAGTCGCAGGCCACCATTCTGCAGAAGACACAGCAGGTGCGTGCcgcgcaacagcagcagcagccacAGCCTCAGAGCCGGCACCTCCAGCCATCAGGCGGGACTCGGGTGGCGACAACTGTGTCTCGCCCAGCCTCCGCACCAAACACTGAGAGGTTTGAGAATCGGCTCAAGAAGCCGACAACGTTCCTCTGCAAGCACAGGTGAGTATAGGAAAATttggacttttgatctatgcaagtGCTAGTTGGAGGAAATTGGAGCCCTTTCAGTGTAAAATGTGTGCTTGAGTAAATTATTATGATTATCATGCACTTGGGTATTTTGGCTGGCAATCTGAGCAGTTGCCAAATGCTGTACTGCTGATTCAGGACAAGCGACAAACGGCCTGTTTGAATTTTGGTGCAACTGCAACGTCATTGGTGAAGTCAGTGGCGTTAGGATCAAAGATCGACCTTTCCTTTTTCTAGCTTTTGGGAATATGTTCTTTGTTAATACGTAAACTATATCTTACTAATGATTCTTATGTTTTTGACATATATGCTGTTTTTGTATGTGCTTAGAGAAATGATCACATCTGTGTGATTCTAGAGTAGCATCAAAGGATTCACGAGCTATGATTTCCTGCACTACCTATTTCTTGTTATGAAACTAGAAAGATGAACCCTTTTGTGCAGTAGGCAGGCACACGGGTAGGCAAAATGGTTCTCAAAGCATAACTCCATTAATTGGCAGTTTCCTTTTGAAAAGTGTGTCTGCATGAATTTTTTTTGTCTCTGTGTCTTTCGGAACTAAACTACTGTATGACCCTGTTTTTTGCTTCTTCTCTTGTTAATGCAGGTTTAGGAATGAACTGCCAGACCCAAGTGCTCAATTGAAATGGCTGCCTCTGAATAAGGACAAGGACCGGTAGTTTTCTCCTCGCATTTTGATCAGATTGCTCTGTTCTGTTGTTACTTATGTTTGATGCAGTGAAAACCATTTCAGTGTTGCTTATCTAGTTTTACTATATACATTACATTGCTAGTTCCAAATTTGTGATTTTTCCATTCACCTGCTATTATTTAGGTGTTAAATGAATTTCTAGCTCATTATTGTATAATGATCATTCTCTTTATCGAGACAACCTGTTTGAGCATATGGCAGGTCTAAGCTTGTATTTATACCTGCTGTCAGTCCCATAACATGCATTTACTTTTAGAAACAGTCCCAAATTTTCAGCCATTTGATCATATTTCAAGCACAAGTCTAAGAGACCCAACATATGATGTGCAGCAATAGATGGGGTATTCTTCATGTGAACAGTACCGGGAGGCACTATCTCATGCAAGGAGAGCAAACAGCTGCTCAGGTTTAAATTTGTTCTAGAGATATCCTTGATTGACATCCTTAGTCAAGATATGATATCCTAGTATGATCTCATTCTCATGCAAGGAGAGCAACCGGCCGCCACCCCTTTCCTTGACCCCCCCTCTCCCGATCCCCTCCCCCCCTGATCCGATCTAGGGcttcgagccgccgccgccgccggagctccgcGGGGCAAAGCCCAGGCGGCGGATGATGGCAGCGGTGGGGCCTTCCTCCACCGCGACTCCGGGATGCAGTTGCGGTGGAGATCCGCGCGGGTGTCCTGGATGTGTGCGTCGTCCGGCGTTGGCGGCGCAGCGGTGCGGGCCCCTCTGCCGTCGATGGCTCACCCATGAGGGGCGGCTGTCCTGGGCGGTGGTGCGGCTCCGGTCGTACGGTTTCCCGGCGGTAGACGTTCACCCATGGGCGTGCTGGATGACGGAGGAGGTCGATGTGGTGGTCCAGCCAGGGATGGGCGCGAATTTGTCAGCGAAAGCTTGGTTCGGCCTCGGCCAGAACCGTCGGCGGCGGCGCCCGTGGGCGTCGTTACCTCGTTGGAGGCGTTGTGGAGCAATTCATGTTCCCTGTGTGCCCCGGGGGAACCCCAGATTCGGGCTTTTCGGATCGGATGATGGCGAGGTTCCTGTGTCGTCACCCCCATGGGGGCATCATCTTTGGGGTTGTATACCGGCTGGAGGGATAAGTGTTTGGCTTGGTGGCTGGGCGCAGGTCTCCGTATGCTTCTCGTGCGGTGACCAAGGTGGAGCGGCGTGCCATCTACAGTATTGACGATGGCGAGTCTTGGTGGCAAGGTGCAGCGGGGTCTCGGCGCTGGATACCGTTTGATGGACGCGTGCAGGAGGCAGGCGCTGTTTGGCGTCGACGGCAGAAGGGTCTGACAAGATCAGTGCTTGATTGCTCTTGAAGATGAGACTGCGGAAGAAGGCGGTGACAACAGATTCTACAGCGTGTGCATGCAGTGCATGCTGAGGGTCTACTAGACCGGTGGTGCTCCCGGCTAGCCGGTGGGTGGCTTGGTGAGGTCACCGGATTTCTTGGTGTGCGTGGCGCGCAGTCAGGGCAAATCATCAATCTTGTAGGTAGGGACACAGTTTTCGCCAGGAAGGTGGCTTTGAGTTGATCTACGCATTTATTTGTAAGACCTTGTTGAATAATGCAATAAAGATGGCTGTATGCATCGCTCGTAGAGGCCGCGGGCAATCCTCCTTTTCGAAAGAAGAAAAATGTCAGTTGAATTTGTAGGAAGAAGATCTATTTGTACATGTGCGGCTGCATGCTTCATGggaatgaaaaaataaaatatacCAAGCTCCTTGCCCTCCCCTTTGGCCTGCCTCTATGGCGTCGTTGCCCTGCCCATGTCCAGGATCAACTAGCCAAACACCACCATGTAACCtccatggcaaaaatgcattttttACCATGTTGCTTTGTTAGCCTGATCCAATTATTTGTTGTACTTATGCATGATTAATAGATGAATTCAGAATTGTTTCACAGAAAATTATCCAAGTTCATTATATCTGGTTACTGAAACATAAAATTAAATACAAACATAATCATTGTTGTTAGTCATATCATCGTGTGTGAGTGAATGGTCTCTCCACTGTTGTTTTTAGAAGACAGGTCCTGTGCCATTTCCATGATATTTGCAATACTCTGCTTTCTTATTACACTATTAGTTCTTGGTGTTTCTCTCAGTTGTAATTCATTCTGCATGTTCGACCGCATCTTCGACCGCGAGCAACCGTCAGTTCACACCTTAGTGAGTAGGATCAAAGCCGAAGCCAGGCTCTGGGCCACTGCTGGCGCTGCTGGCCTTAGAGTCGTGCTGCCCACCACATGGGATGTGCACTAGCATCTACTTTATGTCTGAAACCGCCTCCTAGGAGGATTGTAATTACAAACTCTCTCTTTTCAATGGAATGAAATGCATGGGTCCcctgcgttttctcgaaaaaaaagttCATTCTGCATGTTGCGTTTTTTTTTGGGGCAGCCATCCTTATGTTTTTCTGTCTATTGCCTTTTCACAGATATACCAAGTACAGGATCTCATCATTGGAGAAAAATTATCTGCCTAAAATGATTGTCCCTGAGGATCTTGGGATACCTCTTGACCTACTTGATATGACTGTATACAAGTAATAATTAAGCCAGCCATATATTTCTACCTTTCTGATGATTCTTTGTAGCATCCCTAACTTGAGTGCCAAACATGCATTTAGCCCTCCCGCTGCTCAGCTGCCCCTGGCTCCAGAAGATGAAGAGCTGCTGCGTGATGATGAAGTTCTCACCCCTGTTAAACCAGAAGGTATAAGGAAAAAGGAGAGGCCAACCGACAAAGGCATGTCTTGGCTGGTCAAAACACAGTACATTTCTCCACTTAGTACTGATGCAGCCAAAATGGTAATGCCAGCTGATTCTTCCATAAATATAGTTACATATATTGTGCTTGATTACTTCATATATACTAAAAATAGTAATTTGGCCATTCCAGTCGATCACTGAAAAGCAAGCAAAAGAAAGGCGAGAATCAAGGGAGGGTCGAGATAATGTCCTCGAAAATCTTAATGATAGGTATGCGTTTCCTTTTACTTGGTTTATTCTTTTGTTTCTGAAGGTTTGCCTGTTCTGCAAGCCTGGTGCAGCCAATGACATTATTTTTCTATGCGCGTATATATCAGACAGAAGCGAATAAAAGCCATTGCAGAGTCCTTCAAAGCCGCTAAATCGCGCCCTGTCCACCAGACTAAACGAGGGATGGAACCAGAGTTTGTTCTCCCTTTGGTACCCGATTTTGATAGGTATGACTTTTCAGATGACACTTTATTCTGTGTGTCTGTCATTATATTTTAGAAGACTTAGTTCTTCATTTTTGACATCTGATGTTTGTTGAGCACGGTCAGTTCATTGAAGTATGTTTTGTTGCCACTTCAGTTTCTTATCTATGTTACAAAAAAATTGTTTACTTCCCACCAGCTATAAAATTTCAGGTCAGTGTGTCCAAAATTTATTGTTGTTGAAAAAGTGATCTTCCCTTATAGTATATGCCATAATTTCTTCTGTTTTGCTATTCAAGGTACCACCTTGATTTTTGTGTTGCCTTGGGGTCCTATAAGCTGGTGGATGAATTTAAGTGATCTCAAATTTGCTTTTCTGTTGACCTCTATAGGTATAATGATCCATTTGTTATGGTGAATTTTGATGGAGATCCTACAGCTGATTCAGAGCAGTACAACAAGCTAGAGAGACCTGTACGTGATGAATGTGAATCCCAGGTGAGTCACATTTTTTTTCTTCTGCCTTGAGCTTTCTGATTTAGTTACTTATGTTAACATGCCCATAAGGATGTATTGTAGAAACAGATattttatattgattgcatgttaaTGTCAAATGCACATATTTCCAGATGTTATGTTAATACGTCACTGATGCTCTGCGTAGATATACCCTCGCATCTATACCAATACAAAAAGACCCGAAGGGGCAGATCCAGGCCATCTCAGCCATCAAATCATGAGATCTAGCAGTTCAAACcgctccaatgttgagcaccaaacacgtttaacACTCTAATTACTCACCACTGCCACTGGTTGTAGATACATTTAAACTCAACGTCATCTTATAAAATCAGCCACGCAATTGATATCCTGCCAATTATCAACGTGCAAGTGATATCTTACCTAACATCAATATGCAATTAATATCCTACTAaatattaacgtgcattgcacctACACGTTTACCAAGTATATCTGAGGTTTTCCGTGTTATCATGATAGGCTCTGATGAAAAGTTTTCAAGTCAGTGGTTCAGACCCTGCAAAACAAGAGAAATTTCTGGCATATATGGCTCCAGCACCCCACGAGGTATCCATCCTTTTCTCAACTCTAGTACATCTTTATTTAAAATGTCACAGGTCATagttatatactccctctgtcccaaaatataagaacgtttttgacactagtatagtgtaaaaaacgttcttatattttgggacggagggagtatatttttggtATTATTATCATAATCTTATCACGACTATGGTTTTGTCTAGCTTGTCAAGGACTTggatgatgaaaatgaagacttccAGTACTCCTGGATTCGGGAATATCACTGGGAAGTATGTGGCATTTGCTAACGTGTCTGCGATTGTGTCTAACTTTTCGTTCTACTGGTGTAAAACTGCCTACATACCTTTTCTTGTTTCGTGATTCAGGTAAGGGGGGATGACAAACAAGATCCAACGACTTACCTTGTCTcatttgatgatgatgatgcaaaATATTTGGTAACTTGCTCTGTGCATACTTTATTTATTCTGATTTTATTCTAATATGTGGCAGTTATTCATTGCACATTTGGGTGACACTTTATTGTCCATTGGGCAGCCTCTTCCTACCAAGTTAGTATTGCAGAAGAAGAAAGCTAAAGAGGGGAGATCTGGGGATGAAATCGAGCATTTTCCAGTGCCTTCTAGAATTATTGTGAGCAGGACAGCACATGGTGATCAGATGGAGCACGGAGAATCATCCAGCATGCATGTATGACTCATTTTTCCTTTATAACTGCTGGCATGAAAGTTTAATTTGCAGTGAACTACTATACTGCAGCTAGGTAGCATTtgttttcgaaacggaggcaaaagatttgcatcatcgattaattaagaagagaattgcccagttaattaacggaaaaccgggcgaaaaccgataCAAACCAGCCACATGTGGACTACTCACAGAGCATGCAACCCCATAAGCACATGATCAGCCGACAACCATACCCAACACGTAACGACCACCAACCCCCACACTGGTACATCGCAAAGACACCCTGACGAGAGTAGCTCGACCGGCCACGTGCACCACCAAACCCACGAAGACAAACCAGGCCATAAGGACAACCCAAGAAACTGATGACCATCCATCAAGCAGCTGCGGACGCCTTTCCTGTGGCGCCACTCTTCCTTCCTTTGCTCCTGAGAGCTTCCTCCACAATCGCCTTGCCAGATCCAGGGCTAGCCGCCTCCAAACGTTTGAGCAAGCTGTGAAGCTCTATCTAAAAGAGAATATCATCGACCTTGTCACGTACGGAAACCTGCCTAGCAGTCACGTGTGAGTGGGTGACCGCAGCATCGGAACCTCCATGGTCCACAGAGGCGAGTGGCTGGCTAGGCTCCAAAGGATCGGGCATCAACATGCCGATCGCCTCAACATCAGATGACAGAGCCTCAGAGTTAGGTGCCAACACACCTGTCTCAACAACCTCGCCACTCAGGCGCCACATGCCCAATGGCCATAAATGAGAGACCGACATAATCAACCAAGCCTCCACTGTCCACAACGGCGGGCGCTGGCCGCACTCTGACGGTGGTGGTGAGGGCGTCATGgacaccgccaaggactccaatgggCCCAGCTCCATCGGTAGCATCATAGATGATTCCCTACAAAACTCGTGCGGCTCAGGCATAATCTGCAGAACTAGAGCCATGACCTCGATCACGACCGCACTTCCATAGATAGACGGCGTCGCATGTAGAGCACGAGGAGAAAAATCTCCAAAGAAGCAT
The sequence above is drawn from the Triticum aestivum cultivar Chinese Spring chromosome 7A, IWGSC CS RefSeq v2.1, whole genome shotgun sequence genome and encodes:
- the LOC123147263 gene encoding protein PAF1 homolog — protein: MAYRPYPPPQGAFPPQARPVNPYGQPPPPQAGYGQMPPPPFHAPPPPPPGPPPPHQPQYNFGHVPPQQQQQPPPPPPQMYYQPPPPPYGGNNNQAPPPPPPMSPPPSAPPPPPAQPPPRVAPPPPKEQQAKAALPRVEMEEQRRARKKREYEKQKVEDRKQQQMMRQSQATILQKTQQVRAAQQQQQPQPQSRHLQPSGGTRVATTVSRPASAPNTERFENRLKKPTTFLCKHRFRNELPDPSAQLKWLPLNKDKDRYTKYRISSLEKNYLPKMIVPEDLGIPLDLLDMTVYNPPAAQLPLAPEDEELLRDDEVLTPVKPEGIRKKERPTDKGMSWLVKTQYISPLSTDAAKMSITEKQAKERRESREGRDNVLENLNDRQKRIKAIAESFKAAKSRPVHQTKRGMEPEFVLPLVPDFDRYNDPFVMVNFDGDPTADSEQYNKLERPVRDECESQALMKSFQVSGSDPAKQEKFLAYMAPAPHELVKDLDDENEDFQYSWIREYHWEVRGDDKQDPTTYLVSFDDDDAKYLPLPTKLVLQKKKAKEGRSGDEIEHFPVPSRIIVSRTAHGDQMEHGESSSMHGNLKRQRSSVDDDLDEHPRHSRVEDMGQYSEEDYSD